Within Nitrososphaera sp., the genomic segment GGTGGAATCGATTGCCGTGGTCGAGGAGATTGGCCAAAAGTATCCCAACATCACGGTTGAGGACTGCGAAGGGTATTTTCATGGCGCCAAACGGCAGTACAAAAAGATTACAATCTGGAGCCAGGGGATAGATAGCCTGTGGTTAAACGCGATTATCGCCCGAGTACGTGAGCTGGCCTCTGTCGAGTTTGTCACGATAGTAACCGGCGGCGTCCTTTATGTCATCTGAGTTTGCGCAAGAAATGCATGCAAAGCCGGCCTTATGTCAGGTTCCAACTCGGATTTGATCTACTTGACAAACAAAGACTCGCAAGGGGATAGCGTTCCGGAAAAGATCAGGCGATGCCCTATATGCGGCTGTACACGGCATTGGATGACCGGGTGTGGCTTTCACTGGGGAAAACACAGGTACGGCCCCGACGGTCGATGCCAGATACGCGGCGTATCACTTTAGCTCGTAAAGCGCGACTGAAAGCTTGAAGGCCAGCTTGTCGCTCGTCTGCTCGGCGATTGGCATGGCAAACCTCTGCGTCTCTTCTTTGAAGCGCTTGGCCTTTTCCATATACCCCTGGTTCTTCATCGCCCTTGCGCTGTCGAGGCGATCTGCCAGCCTGATGTACCTCGAGTCCTTTGGGGCCTTTGCGAGCTCTTCATAATACTTTGCGGTGGCCTCCTCGGTGCGCGCCTCCGGCCTTGGCCGATGATCTGCGCCGGTTGTTGATGACGTCGAGAGGACGCGTGGGCCAAAGTCTGCCAGCTCGCTTTTGTACTGCTCGACTGGAATGTCATGCAGCAGTGCCGCGCAGACGAGTTCAAGATCGTGAAGATGAAGCTCCTCCGCCAGAATCAGCGCAACACGGAGCGAGTGGTTGACAAACGGCTCGCTCTTGTTCCACATTTCGCCCTTGTGCGTCCTGGCGGCAAGTGAAAAGGCGCGTGTAAGTTTTACCACATCGTCGGTATTTTCAAACAGGCGCAGAAGCCGAGCAAAGCTCGCCTTGGTGAAATTATCAAATTCCTGCTCCATTATTTGCCATAATACTGCGTGACACTGTAATAAATAACTAGGAATGAAGAAAATTGGCCGGCCCGTGCCGGCTGGGTGGAGTTACGGCCTAGCTGGTCGAGTAGTAGGCCATAATGCTCGTGTTGTCAGTTATGCTTACAGTCCTTGTCCTGCTAGTGCTTCCATTGTCCCAGTGGGAGAACTTGTAGATTCCATAGTCACCCACTGATACGGTGTATGACTGGCCCGTGAGCAAGCTGAAGCTTGCAGGCGTAAAGCCGGACTTTGCCTGGTTCGCGCTGTTTGTGATTGTCGCATAAAGGCCGTTTACGGCATTGCCGCTGCTGTCAACGGATCTGATGCTGAGCTTGGCATGCACTGGGGCTGGCGGGGGTGCCGACGCGGAGGAGTAAGTAGCCTGGAGGTTTACCGGGCTCGACG encodes:
- a CDS encoding HD domain-containing protein, giving the protein MEQEFDNFTKASFARLLRLFENTDDVVKLTRAFSLAARTHKGEMWNKSEPFVNHSLRVALILAEELHLHDLELVCAALLHDIPVEQYKSELADFGPRVLSTSSTTGADHRPRPEARTEEATAKYYEELAKAPKDSRYIRLADRLDSARAMKNQGYMEKAKRFKEETQRFAMPIAEQTSDKLAFKLSVALYELK